From a single Desulfobacterales bacterium genomic region:
- the rpsP gene encoding 30S ribosomal protein S16: MQVKIRLARRGAKKRPFYRIVVANSESKRDGSFLEIVGTYNPLQEPAEVILKNERIQHWIAQGAVPTNTVRSLIKKQAATASPS; this comes from the coding sequence ATGCAAGTGAAAATCAGACTCGCACGACGCGGCGCGAAGAAACGGCCCTTTTACAGAATCGTGGTGGCCAATTCCGAGAGCAAGCGGGATGGCAGCTTTTTAGAGATTGTCGGTACCTATAATCCGTTACAGGAACCCGCGGAAGTGATCTTAAAAAATGAGCGGATTCAACATTGGATCGCGCAGGGCGCTGTTCCCACGAATACGGTTAGAAGCCTGATCAAGAAGCAAGCAGCAACGGCGAGCCCGAGCTGA
- a CDS encoding ribonuclease HII: MDADHWAHEQNARKLGYRLIAGIDEAGRGPLAGPVVASAVVLPFDFNPSGIDDSKQLTPKKRASLYDEINCHAVAVGIGIVDEALIDEMNILRAALLAMGRAVADLTTQPDYLLIDGTFPIETNLPQMPLPKGDAISVSIAAASIIAKVTRDRIMDAYHDAFPRYGFSRHKGYPTRAHRDAIQEFGCCPIHRRSFKGVKEYL, from the coding sequence ATGGATGCGGATCACTGGGCACATGAGCAAAACGCGCGGAAACTCGGTTATCGACTCATAGCGGGTATCGATGAAGCGGGTCGCGGACCATTGGCCGGTCCGGTAGTGGCCTCGGCGGTAGTGCTGCCGTTCGATTTTAATCCGTCGGGGATTGACGACTCCAAGCAATTGACACCCAAAAAGCGGGCGTCGTTATATGACGAAATTAATTGTCATGCCGTCGCAGTCGGTATCGGCATTGTGGACGAGGCCCTTATCGACGAGATGAATATTCTGCGGGCAGCGCTATTGGCGATGGGTAGGGCTGTCGCGGATTTGACGACTCAGCCGGATTATCTTTTGATAGACGGCACCTTCCCCATCGAGACGAATTTGCCCCAGATGCCGTTGCCCAAGGGAGATGCGATCAGCGTTTCCATTGCAGCCGCCTCCATCATCGCTAAAGTGACGCGGGACCGGATAATGGACGCCTATCACGACGCATTTCCCCGGTACGGATTTTCCCGGCATAAGGGATATCCGACCCGGGCTCACAGAGACGCCATTCAGGAATTTGGGTGTTGTCCGATTCATCGGCGCAGTTTTAAGGGCGTTAAAGAATATTTATAG
- a CDS encoding YraN family protein — protein MTEPCERFWQKGEDVAVRHMQKCGYKILARNYRTPIGEIDIVAKDKDTLVFAEVKTRRSDRYGSPKSAVTPTKQRKISMTALYYLKGTPAPHQKARFDVISVRNQATGTWDIEIIKNAFELAYP, from the coding sequence ATGACCGAGCCTTGTGAGAGATTCTGGCAGAAGGGTGAAGACGTCGCTGTCCGGCATATGCAAAAATGCGGGTATAAAATACTGGCCCGAAATTACCGCACACCGATCGGAGAGATTGATATCGTTGCCAAGGACAAGGACACCCTGGTGTTTGCAGAGGTAAAAACCAGACGGTCCGACCGGTACGGTTCTCCCAAAAGCGCAGTAACCCCCACTAAACAGAGAAAAATATCAATGACAGCGCTCTACTACCTCAAAGGCACGCCGGCGCCGCATCAAAAAGCCCGGTTTGACGTCATATCGGTTCGCAATCAGGCGACGGGAACATGGGATATCGAGATCATCAAAAATGCCTTTGAACTCGCCTACCCATAA
- the trmD gene encoding tRNA (guanosine(37)-N1)-methyltransferase TrmD, producing MNFAVLTIFPEMCRSFFEYGIVRRAIQGGKAAAVAIDIREFTTDRHHTTDDRPYGGGCGMVMKPEPLAEAIRAAKRQSPESTVVLLSPRGRIFNQSMARVFAACSGLVLVCGRYEGVDARICRNLIDDEVSIGDYVMSGGEPGALVVMDAVIRLIPGALGGEDSADKESFSDYLLEHDHYTRPPCFEGEDVPEVLLSGNHAEIDKWRQETALMYTVLKRPDLLKNRCLSPSERDVLARWHREIENLIHGQSVCGAGSLSGGQ from the coding sequence ATGAATTTCGCGGTGCTGACCATTTTCCCGGAGATGTGCCGGTCCTTTTTCGAATACGGGATTGTGCGCCGGGCTATTCAAGGCGGGAAAGCGGCGGCGGTTGCGATCGATATTCGCGAGTTTACAACCGACCGCCATCACACGACGGATGACAGGCCCTACGGTGGCGGGTGCGGTATGGTGATGAAGCCCGAGCCCCTTGCCGAGGCCATTCGGGCTGCAAAACGTCAGTCCCCGGAATCAACGGTGGTGCTGTTAAGCCCCAGAGGCCGGATTTTTAATCAATCCATGGCGCGGGTCTTTGCGGCGTGCAGCGGGTTGGTTCTGGTTTGCGGAAGATATGAAGGGGTGGATGCGCGCATCTGCCGGAACCTGATCGATGATGAAGTGTCCATCGGTGATTATGTGATGAGCGGCGGCGAGCCGGGTGCTCTGGTGGTCATGGATGCCGTCATTCGGCTGATTCCGGGCGCTCTGGGTGGCGAGGATTCCGCGGACAAGGAGTCTTTTTCTGATTATTTGCTGGAGCACGATCACTATACCCGGCCACCTTGTTTTGAAGGCGAGGATGTTCCGGAGGTGCTTTTGTCCGGCAATCACGCCGAGATCGATAAATGGCGACAGGAAACCGCATTGATGTATACGGTGCTCAAACGGCCGGATTTGCTTAAAAACCGTTGCTTGAGCCCTTCGGAAAGAGACGTCCTGGCGCGCTGGCACCGAGAAATTGAAAATTTGATTCATGGTCAATCTGTATGTGGCGCTGGTTCACTATCCGGTGGTCAATAA
- a CDS encoding RNA methyltransferase has product MVNLYVALVHYPVVNKQGDIIAAAVTNLDLHDIARSACTYGARAFYVVTPLTDQMRMIEKIVSHWTTGGGGRYNPARREALSLIRIESSLSDVLEDIRAKEGINAEIVVTSAKKRAGSLGYQRFKEMIHDGRPYLMVLGTAWGLSETVMETADHVLAPVSGPADYNHLSVRSAAAIILDRLVGC; this is encoded by the coding sequence ATGGTCAATCTGTATGTGGCGCTGGTTCACTATCCGGTGGTCAATAAGCAGGGCGATATCATTGCCGCAGCGGTGACCAACCTGGATTTGCATGATATTGCCAGAAGCGCCTGCACTTATGGTGCAAGGGCGTTTTATGTGGTTACGCCCCTTACGGATCAGATGCGGATGATTGAAAAGATCGTGTCGCACTGGACCACCGGCGGTGGCGGACGGTATAACCCGGCGCGCCGGGAAGCGTTGTCATTGATACGAATTGAATCGTCCCTTTCCGATGTACTGGAAGACATTCGGGCCAAAGAGGGAATCAACGCCGAGATCGTGGTGACCAGTGCCAAAAAACGCGCCGGTAGCCTGGGTTATCAGCGGTTCAAAGAGATGATTCATGACGGACGCCCCTATTTGATGGTACTGGGTACGGCGTGGGGGCTTTCCGAGACAGTGATGGAAACCGCCGACCATGTACTGGCGCCGGTGAGCGGACCGGCTGATTATAACCATTTGTCGGTTCGATCCGCGGCCGCCATCATCCTGGACCGGTTGGTGGGGTGCTGA
- the rplS gene encoding 50S ribosomal protein L19 produces MMDVIKQLEREMIRLDLPDFSPGDTVKVHVKIKEGEKERIQAFQGVVISKRGGLSTATFTVRKVSYGVGIERVFPLHSPAISEIEVLTKGRVRRAKIYYLRKLRGKAARIKERRF; encoded by the coding sequence ATCATGGATGTAATTAAGCAGTTGGAAAGAGAGATGATTCGCCTGGATTTGCCGGATTTCAGCCCGGGGGACACGGTCAAGGTGCACGTGAAAATCAAGGAAGGCGAGAAAGAAAGAATTCAGGCCTTTCAGGGCGTGGTGATCAGCAAGCGGGGCGGGTTGTCCACGGCGACCTTTACGGTTCGAAAAGTCTCTTACGGCGTGGGAATTGAACGGGTGTTTCCGTTGCATTCACCGGCGATCAGTGAAATCGAAGTCCTTACCAAGGGACGCGTCCGTCGCGCCAAAATATACTATTTGAGAAAGTTGAGAGGAAAAGCGGCCCGGATCAAAGAACGCCGTTTCTAA
- the ffh gene encoding signal recognition particle protein, producing the protein MFDNLSDRLNSVFKKLKGHGKLSESNVEEGLREVRMALLEADVHYKVVKQLIADIKARALGQEVMASLTPGQQVVKIVNETLTELMGSRNVDIHLSDTKPAAIMLVGLQGSGKTTTAGKLSILLRKRGNTPYLVPADVYRPAAIEQLKKLAGQLDVPVFPSTTDMDPVEICRQAGALAQKAGCDTLILDTAGRLHIDEALMEELRRIRDVAKPSDILLVADAMTGQDAVNMATAFDTALNIGGVVLSKMDGDARGGAALSIKAITGKPIKFIGVGEKLSELEAFHPDRMASRILGMGDVLSIIEKAQASMDEKTAIELQKKLRKSQFTLEDFRDQMVQIRKMGSLTDLLGMIPGFGKSKQLKNMEVDEKEFVRVEAIINSMTPHERRQHAVINGSRRQRIARGSGTTIQDVNRLLKNYTQVMKMMKKINKGGMRGLTRGMLPF; encoded by the coding sequence ATGTTTGATAATTTAAGCGACAGACTGAACTCGGTGTTTAAAAAGCTCAAGGGCCACGGCAAGTTGTCCGAGAGCAACGTTGAGGAGGGCCTTCGAGAGGTTCGAATGGCCTTATTGGAAGCCGATGTTCATTATAAGGTCGTCAAACAGCTGATTGCGGATATCAAGGCGCGTGCGCTGGGCCAGGAAGTCATGGCCAGTTTGACCCCCGGTCAGCAGGTGGTGAAGATCGTCAATGAGACGCTCACCGAGTTGATGGGCAGTCGGAATGTGGATATTCATCTTTCCGATACCAAACCGGCGGCCATCATGCTGGTGGGGCTTCAAGGATCAGGTAAGACCACGACGGCGGGGAAGCTCTCTATCTTATTGCGCAAAAGAGGGAATACCCCCTATCTGGTACCGGCGGACGTTTACCGGCCCGCCGCCATTGAGCAGTTAAAAAAGCTGGCGGGGCAACTGGATGTGCCGGTGTTTCCGTCCACCACGGACATGGATCCGGTGGAGATTTGCCGGCAGGCGGGCGCATTAGCTCAAAAGGCTGGCTGTGACACGCTGATTCTGGATACGGCCGGGCGGCTTCACATTGATGAGGCGCTGATGGAAGAGTTGCGCCGAATTCGGGATGTGGCCAAGCCTTCCGATATTCTTTTGGTGGCGGATGCCATGACCGGCCAGGATGCCGTCAACATGGCGACCGCTTTTGATACCGCCCTGAATATCGGCGGGGTGGTGTTAAGCAAAATGGACGGAGACGCCCGGGGCGGGGCGGCGCTTTCCATCAAGGCGATTACCGGCAAACCGATCAAATTCATCGGCGTCGGTGAAAAATTAAGTGAGCTTGAAGCCTTTCATCCGGACCGCATGGCCTCCAGAATTCTCGGCATGGGGGATGTGCTGAGCATTATCGAGAAGGCCCAGGCGTCGATGGATGAAAAAACCGCCATCGAACTGCAAAAAAAGCTTCGGAAAAGCCAGTTTACCCTGGAGGATTTCCGGGATCAGATGGTGCAGATTCGCAAAATGGGATCATTGACGGATTTGCTCGGCATGATTCCCGGTTTTGGAAAGAGCAAACAGCTAAAAAATATGGAAGTGGATGAAAAGGAGTTTGTCCGTGTCGAAGCGATCATCAATTCCATGACACCCCATGAGCGGCGTCAGCACGCCGTGATCAATGGCAGCCGCAGGCAGCGAATTGCCAGGGGAAGCGGCACCACGATACAGGATGTCAATCGATTGCTGAAAAACTATACACAAGTAATGAAAATGATGAAGAAAATTAATAAAGGCGGCATGCGGGGACTGACCCGGGGAATGCTGCCGTTTTGA
- a CDS encoding KH domain-containing protein: MKELVNYLARALVDAPDSVSVEETEGNQSSVLELRVSKEDLGKVIGKQGRTARALRTILGAASAKLKKRAVLEIIE; the protein is encoded by the coding sequence ATGAAAGAATTAGTCAATTACCTTGCCCGTGCCCTGGTCGATGCCCCGGATTCCGTGTCGGTTGAAGAGACGGAGGGAAACCAGTCCTCGGTTTTGGAGCTGAGAGTTTCAAAGGAAGATCTGGGCAAGGTGATCGGAAAACAGGGCAGAACGGCCCGCGCGTTACGGACGATATTGGGCGCTGCTTCGGCCAAGCTGAAAAAGCGCGCCGTATTGGAAATAATTGAATAG
- the rlmN gene encoding 23S rRNA (adenine(2503)-C(2))-methyltransferase RlmN produces MIHPYTVPSNISVMPNPLCKQDIKDFTKSRLISWLNQHGIAPFRADQIFRWIYNAQTDDFSAMTNINKDIRALLAEYFTIGRLKIKAVESSNDGAQKYLFELSDGNLIESVFIPGRTHDTLCISSQVGCAQGCKFCLTAKTGFIRNLSVGEILAQVRDIRKQIEPDRQITNIVLMGMGEPLANYENVINALEILTNSEAGLGFSPRKITLSTAGLVPKIAQLGLDSQVNIAISLNAVDNDTRNRLMPINKKYPIEQLMAVCREYPLLPRRKITFEYILIKDVNESPAHAKKLAALLRPIRAKINLIPFNPHEGCEMTRPDWDTVLKFQKILNDLNYTANIRQSKGSDISAACGQLRARAVPTAKTP; encoded by the coding sequence ATGATTCACCCCTATACGGTACCATCGAATATTTCCGTCATGCCGAATCCACTCTGCAAGCAAGACATAAAAGATTTCACGAAAAGCCGGCTCATCTCCTGGCTGAATCAGCACGGCATTGCCCCCTTTCGCGCCGATCAGATTTTCCGTTGGATCTATAATGCACAAACCGATGATTTTTCGGCCATGACCAATATCAATAAGGACATCCGGGCGCTCTTAGCCGAGTACTTCACCATCGGCAGACTCAAGATAAAGGCCGTGGAATCCTCAAATGACGGCGCTCAAAAATACCTGTTCGAACTTTCCGACGGCAATCTGATCGAAAGTGTATTCATTCCCGGACGCACCCATGACACCCTGTGTATTTCCAGCCAGGTCGGTTGCGCGCAGGGCTGCAAGTTTTGCTTAACCGCCAAGACCGGGTTCATTCGAAATCTGTCCGTCGGCGAGATACTGGCACAGGTCCGGGATATTCGCAAGCAAATCGAACCAGACCGCCAGATAACCAATATCGTGCTGATGGGCATGGGGGAGCCGCTCGCCAACTATGAAAACGTGATCAACGCCCTTGAAATACTGACCAACAGCGAGGCCGGCCTTGGCTTTTCCCCCAGGAAAATCACGCTTTCAACCGCCGGCCTGGTGCCGAAAATCGCCCAGTTAGGCCTGGACAGTCAGGTAAATATCGCCATTTCACTCAACGCCGTGGATAACGACACACGAAACAGGCTGATGCCCATTAACAAAAAATACCCCATCGAGCAATTGATGGCGGTATGCCGGGAATATCCCCTGTTGCCGCGCCGCAAGATCACCTTTGAATATATTTTAATAAAGGATGTGAACGAATCCCCCGCTCACGCCAAAAAGCTCGCGGCATTGCTTCGACCCATCCGGGCCAAGATCAATCTCATTCCTTTCAACCCGCACGAGGGCTGCGAAATGACCCGCCCCGATTGGGACACCGTGCTGAAGTTTCAAAAAATTCTCAATGACTTAAACTATACGGCCAATATCCGCCAAAGCAAAGGCAGCGATATTTCGGCCGCTTGCGGCCAATTGCGCGCTCGGGCGGTCCCTACAGCAAAAACGCCTTGA
- the rimM gene encoding ribosome maturation factor RimM (Essential for efficient processing of 16S rRNA) — MGEIVGVHGLRGAVKVRSYAEQPDIFQPDMPIFLGDAQGVKKAHTILWVTPHKKALLMGLAGVMDSSLAQSLVGKWLYLPRETLPALEEGTYYWFELIGLSVYTVENRYIGRVESILETGSNDVLVVKDSQREILIPALESVIVSVELKEKSMRVNLPEGLE, encoded by the coding sequence ATGGGCGAGATTGTGGGTGTCCATGGCCTTCGGGGGGCGGTCAAGGTTCGATCCTACGCCGAACAGCCGGATATTTTTCAGCCGGACATGCCGATATTTCTTGGCGATGCGCAGGGGGTGAAAAAGGCCCATACGATTTTATGGGTGACGCCTCACAAGAAGGCACTGCTGATGGGGTTGGCGGGAGTGATGGATTCAAGCCTTGCGCAATCCTTGGTGGGAAAATGGCTTTATCTCCCAAGAGAAACATTGCCGGCGCTTGAGGAGGGAACCTATTACTGGTTTGAATTGATCGGTTTGTCCGTTTATACCGTGGAGAACCGATATATCGGGCGAGTCGAATCGATTCTGGAGACGGGCAGCAATGATGTGCTGGTAGTGAAGGATTCTCAACGCGAAATCTTGATTCCCGCACTTGAAAGCGTCATCGTATCGGTGGAGCTGAAAGAAAAATCGATGCGGGTGAATTTGCCGGAAGGCCTGGAATGA